One stretch of Arachis hypogaea cultivar Tifrunner chromosome 20, arahy.Tifrunner.gnm2.J5K5, whole genome shotgun sequence DNA includes these proteins:
- the LOC112784113 gene encoding uncharacterized protein, which yields MTLDDDSSIYVGGLPYDASEQTIRSVFHLYGAILDVKIINEHRTRGKCYCFVTFTNTRSAINAINDMNGRTIDGRVIKVNGVRTRGGRSNFGSRERYHHAAERDVDWDRDRDRGYDHDRDGYRNRNGHWPRERDRSRDPDQDRDRRVEHMHDRHHDDHAGEPSLDKGWSRGDDRAGNGQDNGRAYSEDMDGDHSFDLNTDRRMDTSDRDKIFDEDKNEQSRRNNDLNVNNHHHMHLSSDSNGNHSDQVEDELKQSTEQLDQLKKEVSQMGERLEEKRLLVMDLQKKSRKLEEALTNAKKHTSYRQKQLTNLHKCFVQVKECTERLKTSEKELKAIVDASSMLENDGDGVGFQDGQLANGRY from the exons atgacGCTGGACGATGATAGTTCCATCTACGTTGGGGGTCTTCCCTACGACGCTTCCGAACAAACTATCCGCTCTGTCTTTCATTTATATGGCGCCATCCTTGATGTTAAG ATTATCAACGAGCATCGCACTAGGGGCAAGTGCTATTGCTTTGTTACTTTCACGAATACTAGGTCAGCAATTAATGCCATCAACGACATGAATGGCAGG ACCATTGATGGGCGTGTCATTAAAGTGAATGGGGTGAGGACTCGTGGTGGGAGATCAAATTTCGGTAGTAGAGAGCGATATCATCATGCTGCTGAGAGGGATGTCGACTGGGATAGAGATAGAGACCGAGGCTATGATCATGATAGGGATGGATACAGGAATAGGAACGGCCATTGGCCTCGAGAACGTGATAGGTCTCGAGACCCTGACCAGGATAGGGATAGAAGAGTTGAGCATATGCATGATCGTCATCATGATGATCATGCcggagaaccttccttagataaAGGTTGGAGTCGAGGGGATGACCGTGCAGGAAACGGACAAGATAATGGCAGGGCATATAGTGAAGATATGGATGGAGACCACAGCTTTGATTTGAATACAGACAGGAGGATGGATACCAGTGATCGTGATAAGATTTTTGACGAAGATAAAAATGAACAGTCAAGGAGAAACAACGA TTTGAATGTTAATAACCATCATCACATGCATCTTTCATCAGATTCAAATGGCAATCATAGTGATCAG GTAGAAGATGAATTAAAGCAATCAACTGAACAACTCGATCAACTGAAAAAGGAG GTGTCGCAAATGGGAGAGAGATTGGAAGAGAAAAGACTTCTTGTTATGGACTTACAGAAGAAGTCTAGG AAATTGGAGGAGGCACTGACTAACGCAAAGAAACACACTTCATATCGTCAAAAGCAGTTGACCAAT CTGCATAAATGTTTTGTACAAGTAAAAGAGTGCACCGAAAGGCTTAAAACCAGCGAAAAAGAACTTAAG GCTATAGTGGATGCATCATCAATGTTAGAGAATGATGGTGATGGTGTTGGCTTTCAGGATGGACAACTCGCAAATGGCAGATACTAA